The Bombus pascuorum chromosome 4, iyBomPasc1.1, whole genome shotgun sequence genomic interval AACTTGGTGTTGCTAAAAATctgagacaccctgtatattcgCTATTTATTGCTTTTATTAATCGGAAAGTTCTactattcttcattttttcttaccTCCGCTTACTCGATCCTACTTAATTCGCTTTTTTATAGCTGACATTTCAATGGTTAGGATGCACAACACATACGTGTCAACTATCtgtaattcataaaaattcctgGTAATTATACAGAAAAGAGCACACTTCGCCAATTTCAATGACCCTGAAATATGTTGTCAAGGTCAACATTTTGAATATCTGTTTCCTATACATGTTACCGCCGTTCGGTTATAGTTTCTAGGTGATATTCGCCAAAGACTTTCATACAATTTATGTTACGATTACGCTTCATTCTGGAGTAAGCGGACGCATTTTTATATAGTCCAATCTAAATTCATGGATGAGAGAGAcaactatttttaatatcgtgtaaataaatattgtgtAAACAAAGGTTATGGAGCGGCTGAAGTAGTGCCGGCCGACAGTAGGCAATCGGCAATGCAAgcgtgaaattattttcaacgaatctATTGATTGATACATAAAATGTTGCACTATACTGCTCGTATATACTAAGAGGTTAGAGTCAACAGatggtatatacatataatgttcTGTATGTATGTACCAAATTCCTAAATAACCCGCGAGTCAAATTTTCGATCGACCAAATTATATCACATCcaattaatgttatatgcaTAACAAATTAGCAATTATCCATTACTTAAGATGTAGTAGTTTGTCTGACAGTTCTGtgaaagatattaataaaacagttCTCACCAAGTCGTGCTCGTTCGGATGGCGGTGCCCACTTAGAAAGTAGAGTCTGTATAGACGGTAAAAGACAACTCTGACACAGTCCCATGCCTACTCTACAAATACAAACACCAATGTAACTCCCATAATGAGCAACGGTCGGTGTCAAAATGTTTAAGATTCCGCAAAGCAGTACTCCAACACTGAGTAATTTTTGTGCGCTCCATACTGTAGCTATGTAGCCACTTGGTATTTGCATTATCGTGTAGCCccaaaagaaagaagagaggatCAGTGACTGCTCCGTCGATTTCCAATTGTAGACCTAATTACAATAGTCAAACATGAAACAATCGTTTTACAACAAtggtatgaaataaaataaacgttataaaatatgcgcgtaatttcaatttgaaagaTAGAATAACGATGCCTTGGAAAACTAATTGACCTATAATTAGTACAATTAGTATTATGCTAAtcttaattgtataatttcaatttttattatatatacatagtatatCGTTTTCACTACTAGGAAGATAACGTTAATTCTATTACATGATAAAGATACAATTTGTTTAACGAGCAACAGTATCAGTATATTGTACCGCGTAAATCATTCTTTGAAAGTATTCTCTAACTTTTCGCCCATTCTgtgtacattatacatatacatataaaggGGACTCTTCTTTTATACTGTTTTGTTTTAATCGGCTCTCGCCTTAACCGGCCATATATTTTCGTTGCAAAACACAAGGGCATAAATAAGGAAACTTTGCAAAAAAAAGTtcgaaaaaaggaacgaatattgtatttttcttaatttaagtTTGCTTGAATTTCAAAAGGAAAACGCTAAGATTGTAAAGGATTTAAAACGTGTTCTTTATCTCGCATTTTGCATCGAAATTATTAAGTGGTATCGAATTGGTGTGTGtgtcattatttaatttttattgcctTGATGATATTTACtagataattttcttatatcttAAATTTAAGATCACATACAGAAAAAAAgactacataaaatataaaacttatttTCAGCAAAACTCGTTTACTCTATATTTATTACgcttatttaataatataatacaaaggGTGTTATTAAATCTTCAATTTCTTGGAGAATTTAtggttgcgtaatagtatgatTTATATGAgacattttattactttttgaGATTATATACAGCCAGAaccatatacatgtatatacaatgTATGATTTACTGAACTCTTCTTGTTTCCCTTTTCAAAAAACAgcatcattacgttatatctcgTGTAACtcttttcaagaaaatattttataacggaTTAAATGATTCATTCTATGCTATATATGTACATCTAGGacgttcataacgttatataatgtacGAACGAATAGCAATCCGAAGGCTACTGAATTTATCTCCATATTTTTCTAATgccataaaaataattatagcaaattatacttattatagtataaatattatatttattttcatggCTCACCgattattgtaaaaattactgatatttattttgtatgaaaaGTTTGGAAAACTTTAATCAAGTCAAAATGATCGACTGATGATCAAATGATCGATCAAATGATcgactatatataatataattgtttacACAACTGCTTTCTATATCTACTCCCTGCTTCTATAGATTTTTcaacaaagatattttttgtatGATCGTCACAAAGATCACGTTTTAACGTCGCACAAGACTAAAGGaacatgtataatataaacgcGTATCCTTTGTTTTATGACTGAATGATATAagattttaatgtaatataactAAATActtagaataaattatattatcgaCGCGTATTGCGCAGATTTAAATAAGATccaagtattttataaaatatatctaatacATATCAACATTCAGATACAAGTTTTCAATATTCTCAATATTCTCAATACTCTCGATATCCTTTAAACATTCGTTTATGTAAGAAATTACtcttatcaaatttatataactaGTAAGGAAACGtatttgaatttcataaattcttcGCTCTTCGTAAATTCAATGTTAGTCGTGTGGCAATAATACCGATTATCTTAACAAAAGTCTGtcttaaacaaaataaactacTTCCAATCATGGTTCTAAAAGGatactaaataatttgttaaggttagtaaattttataataaatgaatattttataaagtgcaattataacatattttatatactactatgtaataactaTCACAAGATCCTAACTTTACCTATagaattaatacaaattctatagccatgtacatatacataatttacCTCAAATGCATGATCACTGCTTTGATTATTCTGTGTCATTGCCACAATAGCTACCGACATGCTCACTCGAAGACAATATCCAATTACCATTCCAAAGAACTGTAAAAGTATTTGCAGGTGTCTGATGCCGAGTTCACCtgcaaaaattcaatattgtATGTTCTAAgattatagataatatatctatgtatatgtatgttacaaaaatttatatttattttgttatgtCCATGATTTCTTGGATGCAGTCTAAACAAAGAAGAATCGTCTTTTGGACTCGACAGATTGGAACGCTCAGCactgttaattaattcgaaattaaaaaattaaaacacatatattcgttttataaaaacCTGTAGACTGCATGTACATATTGTACATAGGTACATcgtacatattacatatatactatactatagtAGAAAATCTATCTATCTCTCTATCTTTAATCTAGCTGATGTGGAATCAATTATATGAAAGCTTGATAACTTGAAACTATCACAGctattttttatcgtatttactatattacaaacatctgtttttgtaacaaataatTGATACATAAGTAAGTTCATAAAACATATGTTGTCATCGTATTATtaatctgttattttataaatgtaaaacaaaaCCATCGCATCAAATGCGTAATCGATATTCCTAATTGCGcaagtataatatttctaataaaattgacTTCATACATCATACATATCTGTATAAAAAGAttgattttttacatttattatgttatacacAGTGACGGCTCGTGGATTTTATACTTACTACTGGTCTTGATTTTATACGTGCTACATGCACACGTAATCATAAACAGtctcaaattattattaaatcagCTCGTCGATATTCTTTAGCTACAAACATATCGATAACCCTGGTATTGTATATAGATTACCTTTTCTTTCCTTGGTTGTTTGAACGACCTCAGACTTTTCCTCAGAAGATCGCGTAGAAAATAGCTGTCTTAACCAAGAATTCTCGGAATTCATATTTAAGGATTGATATACTCGTGTATTAAATTATGATTCGAATTACATTAATACagcgaataaaaatgaacCTTTTAAACATTCACATCAAAGATAGCGAGCGAGACGCGCGACACCAACTACAGCACGAAACAAAATATCTTgaacaaagaaaagattagTGAGAATGTGAGGGAAGATATTAACGATAATAACGACTATAGTATACATTGAACAGTGATAGGCTTTTCTTTAGTTTAGAAGCAATTTTCAAATGCTGTGACCGTATCTGGTAGTGAATCACGAAGAAATAACAGCGAAAAACAAAAGTTACAATATCAAGGATttgattttcgaaatattttatttcgtgctGTAGCACGATAACACGTATTGAGTAATCGCTCCTGTTCACGCATTATTACAGATTTTCTGtggtaatttaataatttggcAATATTCTACGCTATACTTTACACGTACACCATTGAAAACTATTTACAGGATTGAAGAATACAGTTTcagaatagaaattttcattcaaatattaatttcatctgtTAGAAACTTGTTATGTTAGAAAATGTTAGAAACTTTCCGTATTGTATGTTCTAGGgcagataattaaaaataatctgaTAAGTGATAATTTCATCTTAACGAAAACAGTAAGAAATATTCTTAAGTAAATATTCTTAAGTATATTTAAGatttaattcaaacaattttattcggtataatataatcgacgtacatatataaaaattgaattcaatGGTATAAACTTGATTTACTATAAGTAATTGATAATCCGTGTATAGTCTTAAGAAAGTAAATATGTTGTATGTAACAAGAAGATATCGatttaattatgaaagaaataaacgataaaaaaatcgTAATATTGTTGATGCATACTGGTCTCACTAATCTCTCCAATTTTTCTGATCCCATTCAAGCATGTAAAACTTAAACGATAATATCAGTTGTTAAGAAAAACaagattaataaaagaattgaTAAACGCTTACATTACATAAAAGACGTCATAGATAACACAGATATTTAACATTGAATGTACCGACCGTATTCTGTACATATAAAACTTTGTTGATAAAGATTATTTCAAGCTATTTTTTTTCGactatatatttatgatatgtaaaaaatatttcaattataattctaGTTTTTTTTCTCATTGTGAACATTTGATAGATCATTttgtaaactgtaaacgatagAATTAGATCTCTATCCCTTTGTTTTTACTAATCTGCTAGCTACAACTgtctgaaaaatgaaaaatgaaaagtacgaaaaatgtaaatttagaGTAAGTAGATTTAAGGCGCTTCCTTTAAAAACTGTTTGGTCAGAAACTATTGGCgcttatataaaaaaatacaaggaatatttataatgaaatttatggaaGTAGATGATATTATTTGCTTAACGCAAAAATTCCGTTCAactagtaattaattttaaaatgtatgaaaCATTTTAGTTTTATCATCACCACCGCTTTTATCGCTAAAcgtatttattctattacaaAACACTAAACTATATTACAAACTATCGATGTCAGGATAATTATTAAGTTAATGAAATACAGTTACTCTCAACTAACTAATCAAAcactttttaaaatagaataacttTTTCAAAAGTGGACCAAATGactagtttttctttttcttttttttttttttttttttaactgcGATTGATCGGAatcgtgaaaaagaagtaaaggTCGCATTTAATGACTTTCTTATCTACGCTTATTATgagaatttaaatttccaacgCATTTTAAAGATTTATGTCAGtcatgtatgtgtatatatatatttgtttattatatatatattctagaTATATATGctgaaaattatatcaaaattattaaatacggATTAATACAGAAATAAGCGACAGGCATCGAAAGATGTAAGAATCTTTAGATTTTAGACCGAAAATCGTGAAATACTGGGTTTTTCACTCTTAATCGTTTATAACTCATAGAAATGTTAAccaatttcgatgaaattttcaacacGTGTATAACTGACATAAATCTACAAAACGtattgtttcatttctttccGATTTTCATTACAAGCTCAGATAAGAActgcaaattttttaaaagtttttcACACGTCATCTAGTAAACTAATCCTTTTACTTCTCAGAAAAACTCAAATCGTTTGgtcgaattttaaaaaagttctGCTTTAAAGGGTGTTTGATTACCGATCTTATGCAAGtaacgttattaaatattgtttacgacttgaattattatttcataacatgaattgataaagtatcattgaaattaggcgttattaaatgtatactttagaaatattataattcgtAATTGTTCAAACGTTAGAAATATCTCAAGGTTCAGCTTTAAATcaaaactatatatatttaccaCAAATTGTCGTTGATcctttttctgtattttctgCAGGTTCCTCGTTCTTCATAGCTGTAATTTCTGGTACTATCAAACACAGACTGTTCAAATTCTAATCTTTTACTAGATGATTATTCATCATACTTATATCATACATGTCTACTCCCCGCCCACTGACATGCAGCCTCTCCTTTTCCTTACACTTCTATCCCACTTCTTTGCAATTAGTTTCGAATGTTTGCTTCACCAGACTTCGACAGAACATTGAACGTGTTTCAATGACCAAACGTAAAGATGATTATCAATTAGTCTCTTACACTTGACAGGTTATAACAATTGCAATATTGTACTGATTAGAGAATTTAAGAAAGTACCATTTCTCTTCGAGATACTAATTAATGATAAACTAATAAAACAAGAATTAATGTGTTCCTCttcaaaaacaaataaaatagataacaaTATACAAGTCAATGAactattcttttattttactaatatgacgcaaattaataaaataattttcattatgtcATTATACTCTAATACTATACAAAATGACATTGttatttacgttattatatttcaaaaatatttgacacattttcatttatttttcagatgtttatttttgtttaaaattatacttgattatttcaatttatataaaacattaccTTGCCATCTTCAAAACAAAAAACGGCATTTTTTCAgcaaattattaatgaaataatattatttatatgtatataatgtttttgtaATACTTAATTGGAAATTGTCTATTTTTCCaccatattattataattattattttttcgaaaGAATTACAATCaatcttaattttttcattaaattgtaGGTAAATAGgtgtttgttaaaaaaatttatttctaacttacatataatttatgtcTGTCAGATTTGCATTATATtatgcatataaaaatatatcttctaCATACATTGAATATTaacaaacatatatattttatattttatatcttgcGCTTCTTTTTTAAAGGTTTGCCACAAGTATTGCCATCATTTatgttactattattaatatttgtatgtgtATTTTCACTAGGTGCTTTTTTTGGCGTTGGACATAATCCTAATTCAGGCAATCTGAAAGAAAGTGAtgcattaatatataacgtacttattggataaaattgtaatttatgcatttagttttaattcaaatgagtgtatcaataaaatttcaacaattataatgtaataattataacaaacaATACATTTCATAgtgtattactttatattattttgcactattttttctgtatttttctataatttttctatattatgttttactcattttattagtaaaaaataaataagaagcAGAATAGTTTGTTGGAAATATCAAATCTTTAAACGTTTGTTAATCTCTTATTATATGTTAaacatgttatttttattaattaaaaattagcttcttattttagtaattataGATAAATTATTGATCAATACCAGAAATTCCAAACTAATTTCtcgatatatttctaatatttcaaacaaaattagtaaaaattagaaaaaattcaatcaatATAACTTTAAAACTGAAATATATGAATCTTAAAGAGTTCATTTTACTTACTCAACTGCATTCCCATTCGGTTCTCGAACTTTTTCCGTATTTTGTACAGTATTCACATTTTGTGCTGTACAATTTTCTTTGTGCTGACTTTGCATAGCAAATTGTTGTGTTTGTGTGGAATATAGAGTTTTAGAGGATATTTGTGTCGGTGGGacaattccatttttttcGTAATACTTTTTCAAATCAACCGTAACACTCTTCGTACAGTTGTATGTTTTGTATATCCCAACCAGATAATCCGCAAGTTCAAACATATTCGATcttaaagatataattataaattgtgcATTTTTTGTCCTTTCCTTAATATAATTTCCAAcgattgaaacatttttaaaatctaaGGCAGCATCTATCTCatccataaaatataaaggagTGGGTTTATAGTGGTGTAGTGCAAATACAAGAGCCAAAGAGCTTAAAGTTTTTTCACCACCACTAagattgcaaatatttttccaagatTTCTTTGGAGGTCTTACGCTAAAAGCAATTCCTTCGCTAAAGGGGTCTAAAGAATCGACCAATTCTAATTCAGCATCACCACCTAATGTAATCATTTGATACATCTCTTTCAATTTATCAGTAATGATAGTAAAACCTGCAAGAAACTCTTGAATTTTTCGACGCCTtgcaatttcataaatatctcGTATTCTATTGCGTTCAGTAgttattttttctaaatcaGCAGCACGTTGTAAATATAAtgcatctttttctttatattctgCTATAAGTTGCATATTTGGAACTTCCATAGGTAACTTTTTCTTagctttttgtaaatttcctATAAGAACTTTTTCTTCCAATTCATTAAGTTCCTCTTCTGTTAATTCTTTCAACTCTTCCACATTTTCACCGGGTATTATTTGGagttttaaatttactatttttcttgTGAAATCTGGTATTTTTTGATTTAAACCCTTAATTGTATTTCTATGCTCTTTTAATTTCTGATCGAGATCTATTTTAATTGCTTTCAGTTTATTCTCCCTAGCCTGCAAAATATCTAATTCTTCTTTAAAAGATGACATTGCTTCGTCTCTTTCTAAAAGAGCTTCCGTTAATTCCTCaagcttttttaaatattcttttccttgttcttctaatttttgcttttctttctGAATATCACGGAGTCTTTGTTCACAAGTACGTACATCATTTTCTAAGCATTCTATTCGTTGCTCGGTTTTCTTTACATTTCTCTCAGCTGTTTTAATAGCAACTTGCAATCTGCATATTTCAGCTTTAGCTGTATCAATTGCTTTAGATAGGTCAGCTACCTtcttttgttgatttttcacaGAACTCCCTGACAATGtatctatttctttattaatacgAATTACCTGATTTTCAACAGTTTTTGAATTCTTTTGCACATCATCCAAAGTTTCCTTTGCAGAGTTCATTACTTCCTTTAGCTGTTGCACTTTTTGTGGGTTTGATATTAATTCTACAGCTCTTTTCTCTTGAACTTTAATTTGTGCCAATAACGATGGTTCTTGTTCGCTTAATGTCTTCACTtcaatgtacaatttttcctTATTAACTTTCATTTCCTTTAAACCTACATTTAACATATGAATCTGATTTTCTAAAGATTGAGATCTAGCTTTAAGTTGATTGCACTGTTCACAAGTTTTATTCAAATCTGACTCTAGTGTTTCAATATCTgctatacatatttcatttctcaCAACTTTTTGTCCCATTCTCCCTTTCATTGCAGTTCTTCCACCTCCACTCATTGTTCCTGACAATTCTATTAATTCGCCTTTCAAAGTAACTACTCTGAAACGTTTATAACCATATGCAATACGTGTTGCTTGATCTAAATCATTTGCCACTAACGTATCTTGTAATCCATAATAAAATGCTGGTAATACTCTTTCGTCTTCAACTTGTATAAGATCGAAGAGTCTTGGAACATTCTCAGGAGTTTGTATTCTTTGTTTACATTTTGATACTAAACGCTGTTGCTTTTCTAATGGTATAAACGTTGCACGTC includes:
- the LOC132905857 gene encoding structural maintenance of chromosomes protein 4 — translated: MRNRMVEENRINESFPEANMEVNEENVLHEDENGGIKVDDDIYIPPPLKVINEVDVNGPRLMITKIVNENFKSYGGTQVIGPFHKCFSAIVGPNGSGKSNVIDSMLFVFGYRASKIRSKKISVLIHNSNEYQDVNSCTVSVYFQQIIDKLEMDYDIVPNSEFVISRTAFKDNSSYYELNKKKVQFKEIAKLLRSYGVDLDHNRFLILQGEVEQIAMMKPKAQNENDTGMLEFLEDIIGTVRYKEPLEKLSNKIELLSEHRVEKLNRLKIVEKEKAALEEPMQEAIQYLQLENAITKLQHQLYCYQRFETSKEIVEQENKINEMDKDLSDLVNKMEEIYHDKEQKNKVIKEKSATWNNLQKHKDEIATEFDKIRKYDESLHAELVETNKRRKANIASLKTEKSKLEELYRVPEKSAKDIQECEELVEKHSKNKEKEEVVLEKLMVELSKKTKPLLNDRSELENELISLRKDVNQAQAAFDIAKSELELYTSIELTEKEKLEKLKDSLKLTMDNLMTRNEELHSLENKIPYSEGELIKAQQDLKKMKTKEIEMTSKLKRMRISFEEQKLAMQANKSRNKIIDSLMREKREGRIPGVFGRLGDLGAIDSKYDIAVSTACGPLDNIVVDTVTTAQTCITFLRQNNIGRATFIPLEKQQRLVSKCKQRIQTPENVPRLFDLIQVEDERVLPAFYYGLQDTLVANDLDQATRIAYGYKRFRVVTLKGELIELSGTMSGGGRTAMKGRMGQKVVRNEICIADIETLESDLNKTCEQCNQLKARSQSLENQIHMLNVGLKEMKVNKEKLYIEVKTLSEQEPSLLAQIKVQEKRAVELISNPQKVQQLKEVMNSAKETLDDVQKNSKTVENQVIRINKEIDTLSGSSVKNQQKKVADLSKAIDTAKAEICRLQVAIKTAERNVKKTEQRIECLENDVRTCEQRLRDIQKEKQKLEEQGKEYLKKLEELTEALLERDEAMSSFKEELDILQARENKLKAIKIDLDQKLKEHRNTIKGLNQKIPDFTRKIVNLKLQIIPGENVEELKELTEEELNELEEKVLIGNLQKAKKKLPMEVPNMQLIAEYKEKDALYLQRAADLEKITTERNRIRDIYEIARRRKIQEFLAGFTIITDKLKEMYQMITLGGDAELELVDSLDPFSEGIAFSVRPPKKSWKNICNLSGGEKTLSSLALVFALHHYKPTPLYFMDEIDAALDFKNVSIVGNYIKERTKNAQFIIISLRSNMFELADYLVGIYKTYNCTKSVTVDLKKYYEKNGIVPPTQISSKTLYSTQTQQFAMQSQHKENCTAQNVNTVQNTEKVREPNGNAVELPELGLCPTPKKAPSENTHTNINNSNINDGNTCGKPLKKKRKI